One genomic region from Clostridium saccharobutylicum DSM 13864 encodes:
- a CDS encoding electron transfer flavoprotein subunit alpha, producing the protein MAKLVVNQEKISNIEELIKICPFGALENHNGIVEISGACKMCRLCVKKGPKGAVEYIEEEIKKIDKSLWNGIGVYVDHVNGEIHPVTYELIGKAKELASKINQQVYAVFIGSNIASKAEEILHYGVDKVFVYDDDELKYFRIEPYTAAFGDFINNVKPTAILVGATTIGRSLAPRIAARFKTGLTADCTILDIKENTDLVQIRPAFGGNIMAQIVTPNSRPQLATVRYKVMTAPKRSEKVTGEIVNCKIEKGKLRSGITALNIKKKDTEVGISDAEVIVAAGRGIKSEKDLELVKQLAKVLGAEFACTRPLIEAGWVDAKRQIGLSGRTVRPRLIITCGISGAVQFTAGMNNSDYIFAINTDEKAPIFEAAHYGVVGDIYEVIPQLIEKIKMAKEA; encoded by the coding sequence ATGGCAAAGTTAGTTGTAAATCAAGAAAAGATATCAAATATTGAAGAGTTAATAAAAATATGTCCTTTTGGTGCTCTTGAAAATCATAATGGTATAGTTGAAATAAGTGGAGCATGTAAGATGTGTAGGCTTTGTGTTAAAAAAGGACCTAAGGGTGCAGTTGAATATATAGAAGAGGAAATTAAGAAAATAGATAAAAGTCTTTGGAATGGAATTGGAGTTTATGTTGATCATGTAAATGGTGAAATTCATCCTGTCACTTATGAGCTTATAGGTAAGGCAAAAGAATTAGCAAGTAAGATAAATCAACAAGTTTATGCCGTATTTATTGGAAGTAATATTGCTTCTAAAGCTGAAGAAATACTGCATTATGGCGTAGATAAGGTGTTTGTATATGATGATGATGAACTAAAGTATTTTAGAATAGAACCATATACAGCAGCATTTGGAGATTTTATAAACAATGTTAAGCCAACAGCCATATTAGTAGGGGCAACAACTATAGGCAGGTCGCTTGCACCAAGAATAGCTGCAAGATTTAAAACTGGACTTACAGCCGATTGTACAATATTAGATATAAAAGAAAATACAGATTTAGTTCAAATTAGACCGGCATTTGGAGGTAATATAATGGCTCAAATAGTTACCCCAAATTCAAGACCGCAACTAGCAACAGTCAGATATAAAGTTATGACAGCACCAAAAAGAAGCGAAAAAGTTACAGGCGAGATAGTTAACTGCAAAATAGAAAAAGGAAAATTAAGATCAGGTATCACAGCTCTTAATATAAAGAAAAAAGATACAGAGGTTGGAATAAGTGATGCAGAAGTAATTGTAGCAGCAGGAAGAGGCATTAAATCAGAAAAAGATTTAGAATTAGTGAAACAATTAGCAAAAGTTTTGGGAGCAGAATTTGCATGTACTAGACCATTAATTGAAGCAGGCTGGGTTGATGCGAAACGACAAATAGGGTTGAGTGGAAGAACCGTAAGGCCAAGACTTATTATAACTTGTGGAATATCTGGAGCAGTTCAATTTACTGCAGGAATGAATAATTCAGATTATATATTTGCTATAAATACTGATGAAAAAGCACCAATATTTGAAGCTGCTCATTATGGAGTTGTTGGTGATATATATGAAGTAATTCCACAACTTATAGAAAAAATAAAAATGGCTAAGGAGGCATAG
- a CDS encoding FAD-binding oxidoreductase yields MDYKEVELKDYEYILSVTGNDRERVFFKDGINEDYSHDELGGIRQMPDVVVQAISTEEVSSVMKYAYENNIPVTPRGSGTGLVGAAVPLKGGIVIDLSKMNKILELDEENLTLTLESGVLLMEIGKYVEQFDLFYPPDPGEKSATIGGNINTNAGGMRAVKYGVTRDYVRGLEVVLPNGEVVNLGGKVVKNSSGYSLKDLIIGSEGTLGIVTKAILRLLPLPKKAVSLLIPFESLERAIETVPKIIKSKSIPTAIEFMQREAILAAEEFLGKSFPDKSSDAYLLLTFDGNSIEEIEKDYENVANICLECGALDVFISDTEERQESIWSARGCFLEAIKALTTEMDEVDVVVPRNKIGDFVTFTHELECKSNIRIKSFGHAGDGNLHVYILRDELDEESWHTKLSEVMQIMYDKAKELQGQVSGEHGIGFAKKGYLKQSLPNECIDIMERIKLAFDPKNILNPGKVCE; encoded by the coding sequence ATGGATTACAAAGAAGTTGAATTAAAGGACTATGAATATATATTATCAGTTACAGGAAATGATAGAGAAAGAGTTTTTTTTAAAGATGGAATAAATGAGGATTATAGCCATGATGAATTAGGTGGAATAAGACAAATGCCTGATGTAGTAGTTCAAGCTATTAGTACAGAAGAAGTTTCAAGTGTAATGAAATATGCTTATGAAAATAATATTCCTGTAACTCCAAGGGGATCAGGGACAGGACTGGTTGGAGCAGCAGTTCCACTTAAGGGCGGAATAGTTATAGATCTTAGCAAAATGAATAAAATATTAGAATTAGATGAGGAAAATCTTACTTTAACATTGGAGTCAGGCGTATTGCTAATGGAAATAGGCAAATATGTTGAGCAATTTGATTTATTCTATCCACCAGATCCAGGTGAAAAATCAGCAACAATTGGTGGTAATATAAACACTAATGCAGGTGGAATGAGAGCTGTAAAATATGGAGTGACTAGGGATTATGTAAGGGGATTAGAAGTAGTACTCCCAAATGGAGAGGTAGTAAACTTAGGCGGAAAAGTAGTTAAAAATAGTTCTGGATATTCATTAAAAGATTTAATTATTGGTTCTGAAGGAACTTTAGGAATAGTGACAAAGGCAATTTTAAGATTGCTTCCACTTCCTAAAAAAGCAGTGAGTCTACTTATTCCATTTGAAAGCCTTGAAAGAGCAATAGAAACTGTACCAAAAATAATAAAATCTAAATCAATACCAACAGCAATTGAGTTTATGCAAAGAGAAGCAATATTAGCTGCAGAAGAATTTTTAGGAAAGAGCTTCCCTGATAAATCTTCAGATGCATATCTTCTATTAACTTTTGATGGGAATTCTATAGAGGAGATCGAGAAGGATTATGAGAATGTTGCTAATATTTGTTTGGAATGTGGAGCATTAGATGTATTTATTTCTGATACAGAAGAAAGACAAGAGTCAATCTGGTCAGCAAGAGGATGTTTCCTTGAAGCTATTAAAGCATTAACAACTGAAATGGATGAGGTTGATGTTGTTGTACCAAGAAATAAAATTGGAGATTTTGTAACTTTTACTCATGAACTTGAATGTAAATCAAATATAAGAATAAAGAGTTTTGGCCATGCTGGAGATGGAAATCTACATGTATATATATTGAGAGATGAATTAGATGAAGAATCATGGCATACAAAGTTAAGTGAAGTTATGCAAATTATGTATGACAAGGCTAAAGAATTACAAGGTCAAGTTTCTGGAGAACATGGTATAGGGTTTGCTAAGAAGGGATATTTAAAGCAATCACTTCCAAATGAATGTATTGATATAATGGAAAGAATAAAATTAGCCTTCGATCCTAAAAATATATTGAATCCAGGAAAAGTATGTGAATAG